Part of the Imperialibacter roseus genome, AATTTAAGGCAAGTAACACATTTCCCTGCGCATCTACTCTTTCATCTATCTCAAAAACAGTTGAATAAAGCGGCTCAGGTTTTTCGATTTTCAAGGCAAAGATATCGGGCCGCTGTTGTGTACCGATACGAATCAGGTCTTGGAGCCCTTTTGTTACCAGCCAGGCAGTTTTTGCTCCCTTTTTTTCCAGCAGGGCGTTTGTTCCCCGGGTAGTGCCCAGCCGCATATCCATAGGTGGGAGTGCGTGGTCTAATGCTGTTTCGGTGATTAATCGGGCGGCCAGCACGGGGGCTTCTTCACCTCCATCCAGCTCGAAGTCGCAGGGAAGGGTAAGGTCGGCAGGAATGGAATTCGTCAGAGTAAATATGGAGTTGATGGGGTCAAAACCGGTAATAGCGTTGTGGGGCAGGTCCTTGCCCAGAAACCTTACTTTATAGCCTTTTAGGATGTCTTTGTCGACAGCGAACGAAGCATCTGCACGAAAAGCATTTTTAGCCACCTGCTCAACGGCTTTTCCCCTCAGCTTGCTGCTGCTGAGCACTTTCACTCTTTTTATCTCACCATTGGGTGTTTCTGCCAGGCAATCGGTAAAGGTGCCGCCTGTATCGACCCAAATCTTCCACTTCTTGTTCATGGCTATTTTCTTGCGACGCAAACTAAGTAACGGAACCTATTTCTCAAATTCATCATTGATTGGAGGAGTTGTTTTAGTATTGTGACTTTGAAAGCAATAACAATAATATGTGCCTGATCACCTTTGCCTGGAAGCATCATCCCAACTATCAGCTGATTCTGGTGGCCAACAGGGACGAATTTTACGAACGCCCAACAGCTCCACTTGGCTACTGGCACGATTATCCGGACGTACTTGGCGGTCGTGACCTGAAAGAAGGCGGCACCTGGATGGGCATGCACCGATCGGGTCGACTGACGGCCATCACCAACCACCGTGACCTGGCTAATATCAAGGTGTCGCCCCCATCAAGGGGAAATCTCACAAAGGACTTTCTTACTGGCAGCCAATCGTCACCGTCGTTTTATGGGGGTGTAAAAGGGCGGCTTGATCTTTTCAACGGATTCAACTTGCTGACTCTTGAAAATAATGAGCTATACTATTTCAATAATATTCAGAAGGAACTACTACAGGTAAAGCCTGGTATATATGGGCTTTCCAATGCTTTCCTCGATACACCGTGGCCAAAAGTGCAAAAGGCAAAGCGCTACTTTGAAGCCACTTTGAAAAAGGATCATCCCAGCGCTACCGAAATGATCGAGTGGATGGGCGATGGCGAGCTGGCACCGGATGAGCAGTTACCCGCTACCGGGGTTTCAGCTGACTGGGAAAAACAGCTGTCGGCTATGTGCATTAAGACTGAAAACTATGGCACCTGCTGCACCACAGTCATCACTATTGATCATGGTGGCGGGGTTGAGTACACAGAAAAGACTTATGCCGTGGGAAACAGAAAACCGGGTACTGTTAGAGTGCAGTTTCCTAAGTAGTATTATTTTGAAAACGCTTTAAATGTTAGCAATTTTGCGGCTCCATTAACCCCCTAATAATTATAGAATGGTCACAATTGAAGATACTTACGGAATTGCCGAAGCGATTGAAAAGCTCGGTATTGAAAATAAAAATGCCGGATCCTCAACTGGCAAAAATTGGATTGCCTCTGGTGGAGAGGTGATAGAAAGCTTTTCTCCGGCGGACGGAATGTTGATTGCCTCTGTAGAATCTGCGACGGCAGCTACATATGAGCAGGTGATAAAAAAGGCAGAGGAGGCTTTCAAGAGCTGGAGACTTGTGCCGGCACCTCAGCGTGGAGAAATCATACGGCAAATCGGTGACGAGCTTAGGAAGAATAAAGAGCATCTTGGCAAACTGGTTTCCTACGAAATGGGTAAGTCCTTGCAAGAGGGTTATGGTGAAGTGCAGGAAATGATCGACATCTGCGATTTTGCTGTGGGCCTTTCTCGTCAGCTGTATGGCTTGAGTATGCATTCCGAAAGACCCGGCCACCGCATGTATGAGCAGTGGCACCCCATGGGCATTGTGGGTATCATTTCTGCTTTTAACTTTCCTGTCGCCGTTTGGAGCTGGAACACTATGCTGGCCTGGGTATGCGGCGATGTTTGTGTTTGGAAACCCTCAGAGAAAACACCGATCACGGCGGTAGCCTGCCAGAAGATAGCTGCGAAAGTGTTCGAAAGAAATAATTTGCCAGAAGGCATCAGCGGCCTCGTTATCGGCGACTATAAAATTGGGGAGCTTCTCTCCAACGACACCAGAGTGCCATTGGTTTCTGCCACCGGCTCTACCCGCATGGGCAAGAAGGTGAGTGAAGCTGTAGGCAAAAGACTGGGCAGGTCTCTGCTGGAGCTTGGCGGTAATAATGCCATCATTGTTTCGCAGCATGCTAATTTGGACGTGGCAATTATCGCAGCCGTGTTTGGTGCTGTGGGCACCGCAGGGCAAAGGTGCACCACTACCAGAAGGCTTATTGTGCACGACAGTATTTTTGATGAAATGAAGGCTCGGTTGACTAAAGCGTACTCTCAATTGAAAATAGGGAATCCGCTGAGTGAGAAAAACCATGTTGGCCCGCTTATAGATAAACTGGCAGTTGAAAATTACCTCAACGCCATTAAGGAAGTAGAAAAAGAAGGAGGCAAAACTATCGTTGCTGGTGGTGTGCTTTCGGGCGCCGGTTATGAATCGGGATGTTATGTGAAGCCCGCCATTTTTGAGGTAGAGAATACTTTCAAGATTGTTCAGCACGAAACCTTCGCTCCAATTTTGTATTTGATAAAGTACTCTGGTGATGTAGCTGATGCCATCGCTCTTCAAAATGGAGTACCTCAGGGCCTTTCTTCTGCAATTCTCACAGATAATCTGCTGGAAGCAGAGCAGTTTTTGTCACAGGCGGGAAGTGATTGTGGCATTGCTAATGTTAACATTGGAACCTCTGGAGCTGAAATTGGGGGAGCCTTTGGTGGGGAGAAAGAAACAGGTGGTGGCAGGGAGTCGGGCTCCGACGCATGGAAAGCATATATGCGCCGTCAGACCAATACAATCAACTACAGCGCAAAGTTACCTTTGGCTCAGGGGATAAAATTTGATCTTTAGCAGTGTATTTTACCAAAAAATTAGTAACATTTGGTGTCGTAGCCCTTTTACCCCAGGCTATGACACCAACTAACAACTTAATATGGCAGTGACTGTAGCCCCCAGATTTAAAGCTGTGATGCTTATTGACGACAATGAGATCGATAATTTGATCAATCAAAAGATGATTGAGGCATCAACCTTATCTGAAAATATTTATGTGCATACCGGTGCCAAGAGCGCCATTGAGTTTTTAAGAAATATAGAAAAGCTTGGTGCGGCAGGACATTCCATTCTCCCTCAAATCATTTTTCTCGACATCGATATGCCACTGATGGACGGGTTCCAATTTTTGGATGAGTTTGAAAAGTTCAGAGTGGAAACCAAGAATATTTGCAATATTGTCATGCTTACTTCGTCAATTAATCCTCAGGACGTCAACAAATCGAAGAAGTATAACTACGTAAAAAAATACATCAATAAACCCCTAACACAGGATACGCTCGAGAAGATAAAGTTCTAAACCACCGACACAGAGCTGAGATCGTTTATGAATTTTTCATCCATTCGAATTAGCGTGGTTGGTGCATAAACTGAAATATTGGAGGAATTGAACTTCCTGACCAACACCGAAATTTTATCTGCCTTCTGTTTTTTTGCTTCGCTGGTAGCGACTTTCAGAATCTTGTTGAAGATAACGACGTGGTCAATGTTTTCCTTGCCCATCAGCCTCACCTGTCTTTGAACACTATTCATCAGCTGGCTGAATAAATCATAGTCGCCCATCATACAATATTGCAGGGCCAGCACCGATTTGATTTCAAGCTGGGCAAGCGGGTATTTTTTAAGGCTTACCTCGTTAAGGAAGTTGTTGATCCATTTAGCCGCCTCGTCATAGTTGCCGGCATAATAGCAACTCAGCGCCCGGTAAGTGACATAGGTAATATAGGCGGGTACGTTGAGAGGATTTGGTTCATATTCTGAAAACTGAAGCTGGTTCTCTTCTTCCAATGTGTCCTCTATTTTCAGACGGATGCTTCTTCGCAGCTTTGTGATAAGCAGCTGGGAAGAAAAAGTGAACGTGGGATAGTTCATCAGAAGCGTTGCCACTGCATCGTTCACTTCATCGAAAAACTCTTCTGATTTTTTATAAAGCTGATAGTGGGTATAATACTCCAGCTTTAGGTAGTCAAACAAAAGCGATAAGTGGTGGTAGATAGAATCAAGGGTATATACTG contains:
- a CDS encoding NRDE family protein — translated: MCLITFAWKHHPNYQLILVANRDEFYERPTAPLGYWHDYPDVLGGRDLKEGGTWMGMHRSGRLTAITNHRDLANIKVSPPSRGNLTKDFLTGSQSSPSFYGGVKGRLDLFNGFNLLTLENNELYYFNNIQKELLQVKPGIYGLSNAFLDTPWPKVQKAKRYFEATLKKDHPSATEMIEWMGDGELAPDEQLPATGVSADWEKQLSAMCIKTENYGTCCTTVITIDHGGGVEYTEKTYAVGNRKPGTVRVQFPK
- the amaB gene encoding L-piperidine-6-carboxylate dehydrogenase is translated as MVTIEDTYGIAEAIEKLGIENKNAGSSTGKNWIASGGEVIESFSPADGMLIASVESATAATYEQVIKKAEEAFKSWRLVPAPQRGEIIRQIGDELRKNKEHLGKLVSYEMGKSLQEGYGEVQEMIDICDFAVGLSRQLYGLSMHSERPGHRMYEQWHPMGIVGIISAFNFPVAVWSWNTMLAWVCGDVCVWKPSEKTPITAVACQKIAAKVFERNNLPEGISGLVIGDYKIGELLSNDTRVPLVSATGSTRMGKKVSEAVGKRLGRSLLELGGNNAIIVSQHANLDVAIIAAVFGAVGTAGQRCTTTRRLIVHDSIFDEMKARLTKAYSQLKIGNPLSEKNHVGPLIDKLAVENYLNAIKEVEKEGGKTIVAGGVLSGAGYESGCYVKPAIFEVENTFKIVQHETFAPILYLIKYSGDVADAIALQNGVPQGLSSAILTDNLLEAEQFLSQAGSDCGIANVNIGTSGAEIGGAFGGEKETGGGRESGSDAWKAYMRRQTNTINYSAKLPLAQGIKFDL
- a CDS encoding response regulator is translated as MAVTVAPRFKAVMLIDDNEIDNLINQKMIEASTLSENIYVHTGAKSAIEFLRNIEKLGAAGHSILPQIIFLDIDMPLMDGFQFLDEFEKFRVETKNICNIVMLTSSINPQDVNKSKKYNYVKKYINKPLTQDTLEKIKF